From Lysobacter lycopersici:
CCACCCTTATCCAGGGCATTTCCAGCGCGGCGCAGCAGCAGTCCGCGGCGGCGACCAACATCACCGCGACGATGAACACCATCCAGTCGATCACCGCGCAGACCTCGCAGGGCGCGAACCAGACCGCGGCGTCGATCGGAAACCTGGCGCAGCTCGCGGCCGACCTGCGTCGTTCGGTCGCCGACTTCAAGCTGCCGGCCTGATCGCGGGAGCACGCACGGGCATGGACAAGCACGGCGCCTGCCGATCCGCCGCGGAACGTTCGCCGACCGGAGCCGGCCGATGACGACTGCGCTTCGCGACGCGATCGATTTCACCGCGCTCGGCTGGATCAAGCCGGAGCTCGACGAGACCCTGCGCCAGGCGCGGCTGGAGATCGAGGCCTACGCCGAGGATCCGGGCGACGCCGGGCGCATGCGCGCCTGCGCCACGCTCCTGCACCAGGTGCAGGGCAGCCTGCGCATGCTCGAGCTGTACGCGCCGGCGATGGTCGGCGAGGAAATGGAAACGCTGGCGACCACGCTCGCCGATGGCAACGCGCGCAACCGCGACGAAGCCAGCGCTGCGCTGATGCGTGGCGTGGTGCTGCTGCCCGATTACCTCGAACGCCTGCAGGGCGGGCACCGCGACATCCCGATCGTGTTGCTGCCGCTGCTCAACGAACTGCGCGCTGCGCGCGGTGCCCCTGGCCTCAACGAAAGCGTGCTGTTCGCGCCCGACCTGCATCGTCCGCTGCCGGCCGCGGCCAGCAACGTCGCCACCGACGACGCCGCGCAAGCGCAGCTCGCGAAATTCTCCGATGCATTGGCGCAGTGGCCGGAAACCGGCGCCCCAGCCGATGTGAACGTGCTCGCCAACGCGGCCGAGGGCCTCATCGGCCATGCGCGCGACGAAGCGACGCAACGCATGCTGTGGGTCGCCGCGTCGATGGCGCATGCGATGCAGGCCGGGGCGGTGTTGCCCGGAGCGGGCCTGCGCCAGGCGTTCGGCGGGGTCGAACGCGAGGCGCGGCACCAGTTCGACGGCAACGACCTGCGGCTCGGTCGCGCCGACGCGGTGCTCGAACCCACGCGCCAACTGCTGTACCACGCGGCCCAGGCCGGCGAGCATCCCGCGCTACAGGAACTGCGCCGGACCTTCGACCTCGACGCGCCCGCGCCGACCGCCGAGGAACTCGAACATGCGCGTGGCAGCGTCAGCGGACGCAACCGCGCATTGCTGGATACGGTCGCCGCCGCGCTGAAGGAAGACCTGCTGCGGGTCAAGGACGCGCTCGACCTGCACCTGCGCACCGGCGACCGCGATGTCGCCGGACTGCAACCGCAGGTGGAATCCCTCGGGCGTATTTCCGACACGCTCGGCATGCTCGGCCTCGGCAACGCGCGCCACCTCGTCGCCGAGCAGGAAAGCGCGCTGCACGCCATCGTCGGCGGCGAACGCCCGGCCGAGGAAGGCGCGCTGCTCGACATCGCCGGCGCGCTGCTGTTCGTCGACGCCTCGCTCGACGACCAGGTCGCGCGGCTCGGCACCGAAGCCGGCGCCGAGGACGTCATCGCCGGTGAATCGCGCAAGGTGCTCGAAGTCCTCGTGCGCGAAGCCGTCGCCAACTTCGCCGACGCGCGCCAGGCCTTCGTCGCCTTCGTCGAAACCAACTGGGACCACGCGCAGCTGTCCGAAGTGCCGCGCCTGCTGCAGGAAGTCGAGGGCGCGCTGCGAATCCTCGAGCTGCCGCTGCCCGCCGATTACCTGGTCGGCATCCGCCGCTTCACCCAGTCGGAACTGATCGCGCGCCATCGCGTGCCGAACGGCCGGCAACTCGACACGCTCGCCGATGCGCTCGCCAGCCTCGAGTACTACCTCGAAGCGCTGCGCGAACAGCGTCCGCACCGCGACGACATCCTCGAGATCGCGCACGGCAGCCTCGAATCGCTCGGCTACTGGCCGCTGCCGCCGGAAGCGCCGGCGCCGGTCGAGGCGATGCACGAGGCCCCCGACGCCGGGATCGCGGAAGTCGAAACGCAGTTGCAATCGTCCGCGCCCGCCGCAGCCGCGACCGAGGTGCCGGTCGAACCGGCAGCGCCGGCCGCGACGCGCCCCGCGCCGAGCGCCGCCGCCGCGGCCGTGGGTGGTTTCGACACCACCAGCGACGAGATCGACGACGAAATCCGCGAAGTCTTCCTCGAGGAATTCGAGGAGGAAATCCGCAACCTCGACGGCATGCTGCCGCCGTGGCGCGCGGCTCCGGACGACCTCGAGAAGCTGCGCCCGATCCGCCGCGTGTTCCACACGCTGAAGGGCAGCGGCCGCCTCGTCGGCGCCAAGGCGCTGGGCGAATTCAGCTGGAAGGTCGAGGGCATGCTCAACCGCGTGCTCGATGCTTCGCGCCCCGCCAGCCCGGCGGTGGTGGCGATGGTCGACCAGGCGTTCTACACGCTGCCGCAACTGCATGCGGCGTTGCGCGGCGAAGGCGGCATCAGCGCCGACCTCGCCGGCATGGAAGCGGTGGCCGATCGCATCGCCGCGGGCGAGGACGTGTTCTACAGCGCGCAGCAGGCGGCGACGCCGGTCGAAGCGCCGGTGGAACAGGCGCCGGCCGCGATCGAAGCCGTGGCCGAAGTCGCCGCGCCGGTCGCCGAGGAGGGCGTGCCGGCGAACGTCGATCCGGTGCTGCTCGAAATCCTCGACGCCGAAGTCCTCGGACACCTCGCCACTGTCGAGAACTGGTTGCAGGACGCGGGCGATGCCGCACCGGCCAGCGATGCGCTGTTGCGCGCCGTGCACACCATGAACGGCGCGTTCGCGATGACCGAAGTGCCGGCGATCACCGAAGCTGTCACGCCCGCCGAGGCCTATCTCAAGCGCGCGCTCGCCGCCAAGGCGGTCATCGGCGGCGAAGGCATCGCCGCGCTCGCCGCGCTCGCCACCGCGGTGCAGGGCACGGTCGCCGGGCTCAAGCAGCCGGAGCCGCGCGTTTCCAGGCAGGGCGAACTCGCCGCGCGCTTCACCGCGTTGCGCGATGCGCTGCCGGAACCGCCGCCGCCGGGCGAACACGAGCACGAGTTGCCGTCGGGGGCGATGACGCTCGAACCCATCGATTCCTATCCACAGGCCGAATCCGACCGCATCGCCGCGGAACAGGCCGAAGCCGAAGCCGCACACCTTGAAGTCGAACGCATCGCTGCCGAGAAGGCGGAAGCCGAACGCGTCGAAGCCGAGCGCCTCGCCGCGGAACAATCGGAAGTCGAGCGCCTCGCCGCGGAACAATCGGAAGTCGAGCGCCTCGAAGCCGCGCGCATCGCTGCCGAGAAGGCCGAAGCCGAGCGCCTGGAAACCGAACGCGCCGCTGCGGAGCAGGCCGAAGCCGAACGGCTCGAAGCCGAGCGCACCGCTGCCGAAAAGGCCGAAGCAGAGCGCGTGGAAGCCGAGCGCATCGCCGCCGAAAAAGCCGAAGCCGAACGCCTCGCCGCGGAGAAGGCGGAAGCGGACCGCGTCGCCGCCGAGGAAGCCGAATACGCGCGCATCGAGGCCGAATACGCGGCGCAGGCCGCGGCCGAGAAGGCGGAAGCCGAACGCGTCGAAGCCGAGCGCATCGCTGCCGAGAAGGCGGAAGCGGAGCGTATTGCCGCGGAACAGGCCGAGGCCGAACGCCTGGCGGCGGAGAAAGCGGAAGCCGAGCGCGTCGCCGCGGAACGGGCGGAAGCCGAACGCATCACGGCCGAACGTGTCGAAGCCGAGCGCATCGCCGCCGAACGCCGCGCCGAGGAAGAACGCGCCGCCGCCGAGCGCCGCGAGGCCGAGCGTGCGGCGATCGCGAAGGCGCGCGAACTGGAAGCGCTCGCCACCCTGCAGGCGACCACGGCCAGCGGCGAGGATCCGGACGAAGCGCTGGACCTCACCGACCTCGACCCCGAGCTCGTCGACATCTTCACCGAGGAATCGGGCGACCTGCTCGACCATTCCGACGGCCTGCTGGCGCAACTGCGCGAGAACCCGCACGAGCGGGAATTGCTGGTCGGCCTGCAGCGCGACCTGCACACGCTCAAGGGCGGCGCGCGCATGGCCGGCGTCATGGCCGTGGGCGAG
This genomic window contains:
- a CDS encoding Hpt domain-containing protein, with the protein product MTTALRDAIDFTALGWIKPELDETLRQARLEIEAYAEDPGDAGRMRACATLLHQVQGSLRMLELYAPAMVGEEMETLATTLADGNARNRDEASAALMRGVVLLPDYLERLQGGHRDIPIVLLPLLNELRAARGAPGLNESVLFAPDLHRPLPAAASNVATDDAAQAQLAKFSDALAQWPETGAPADVNVLANAAEGLIGHARDEATQRMLWVAASMAHAMQAGAVLPGAGLRQAFGGVEREARHQFDGNDLRLGRADAVLEPTRQLLYHAAQAGEHPALQELRRTFDLDAPAPTAEELEHARGSVSGRNRALLDTVAAALKEDLLRVKDALDLHLRTGDRDVAGLQPQVESLGRISDTLGMLGLGNARHLVAEQESALHAIVGGERPAEEGALLDIAGALLFVDASLDDQVARLGTEAGAEDVIAGESRKVLEVLVREAVANFADARQAFVAFVETNWDHAQLSEVPRLLQEVEGALRILELPLPADYLVGIRRFTQSELIARHRVPNGRQLDTLADALASLEYYLEALREQRPHRDDILEIAHGSLESLGYWPLPPEAPAPVEAMHEAPDAGIAEVETQLQSSAPAAAATEVPVEPAAPAATRPAPSAAAAAVGGFDTTSDEIDDEIREVFLEEFEEEIRNLDGMLPPWRAAPDDLEKLRPIRRVFHTLKGSGRLVGAKALGEFSWKVEGMLNRVLDASRPASPAVVAMVDQAFYTLPQLHAALRGEGGISADLAGMEAVADRIAAGEDVFYSAQQAATPVEAPVEQAPAAIEAVAEVAAPVAEEGVPANVDPVLLEILDAEVLGHLATVENWLQDAGDAAPASDALLRAVHTMNGAFAMTEVPAITEAVTPAEAYLKRALAAKAVIGGEGIAALAALATAVQGTVAGLKQPEPRVSRQGELAARFTALRDALPEPPPPGEHEHELPSGAMTLEPIDSYPQAESDRIAAEQAEAEAAHLEVERIAAEKAEAERVEAERLAAEQSEVERLAAEQSEVERLEAARIAAEKAEAERLETERAAAEQAEAERLEAERTAAEKAEAERVEAERIAAEKAEAERLAAEKAEADRVAAEEAEYARIEAEYAAQAAAEKAEAERVEAERIAAEKAEAERIAAEQAEAERLAAEKAEAERVAAERAEAERITAERVEAERIAAERRAEEERAAAERREAERAAIAKARELEALATLQATTASGEDPDEALDLTDLDPELVDIFTEESGDLLDHSDGLLAQLRENPHERELLVGLQRDLHTLKGGARMAGVMAVGELGHAMESLLEAAVEHRAELGGDGVPLLERGFDRLHAMVTRVNARRAIGMPEGLIAEFNARARGEDVAAAIAGASVQERKVVELKPLSAPMAAAAEFEDDDAAVRAPQEQVRIRADLLDRLVNYAGEVAIYRARLEQQLGAFRSAMVEMEQTNTRLRDQLRRLDSETEAQIIARYQREHENEDQSFDPLELDRFSTLQQLSRALAESAADMSSLQGTLDDLTRQYETLLLQQSRVSSELQEGLMRTRMLPFDSLVPRLRRVVRQAAAETGKQVQLRLDGAQGELDRSVLEHMTAPLEHMLRNAVAHGIESPAARKSARKPEEGAIAIAMRREGSEVVLEIRDDGAGLNRDAIRSRAVERGLIRDDAVLAESDLDALIMEPGFSTAETVSRLAGRGVGMDVVASEVRQLGGSLDIRSKSGEGTAFTLRLPQTLAVTQAVFVRIGDTTYAVPIASVRGVGRISRDELGASDASYRYGGEEYPVHDLGSLLGHAPAKAEGQLQMPLLLVRAGDLRAAVLVDQVVGNREIVVKPVGPQVASLPGIFGATIMGDGRVVVILDVAPLVRRQAVLPRETEPRAEIAQRRVPLVMVVDDSVTMRKVTGRVLERHNIEVGTAKDGIDALERMAERVPDLMLLDIEMPRMDGYELATAMRADPRLRDVPIIMITSRTGEKHRQRALEIGVQRYLGKPYQEPELMRNVFELLAEQMAEWGSPQ